One window of the Carassius auratus strain Wakin chromosome 20, ASM336829v1, whole genome shotgun sequence genome contains the following:
- the nhsl1b gene encoding NHS-like protein 1 isoform X5, whose protein sequence is MGSLTGVGLTSPGISNGHRTRDMSCLEAVSNLDEEKKWTVHYTAPWHQQENVFLPGSRPSCVEDLHRQAKVNLKTALRECDKLRKDGFRSSQYYSQGPTFSGSTNSQYEDEDIEDNEADKKSTASSGEEEKDTCQMREQSPGEVEGVEVDGQMSGSKAPPLPTPEEKMRQQAQAVLTDIVPINVTGETFDRQASIRRSLINTDTLVRRPKKVKRRKTISGVPDSVQQELAAKGCGGQLRPQSMFIPGQYSTLGRVINGNSTLRRSITKDSGCQTENVKIVPPSVRRIRAQKGQGIAAQMAGISNSATNISSVSDRSSPGNSVVVRAPQFGNDIQCFHSLPRGARVSLNAEPLYSSTPFRQEDSTAKSTQQIGKLQVDDTVVHMRNAPRVCTQARPKSQEVRGTWESDSGPACVVSPHAAYSTSLIPNATLSCSAEVIALHTSSSPGQSPVAGLPYNKARPFSMVSAVNSESTSSVGTGSHTPDADMKDTCSETGQSNSSLHSNSTLAAGTLSSDEQWIYDTPEHVLPIRTLSSSCSTPINHLYNSLERSSKGTDSSSLYSMDNDGYYTSMHLDSGLRSRSQGSGHGHGIGGRAARHSMYECLGQQEDQNSLYSDRSLSRSISLRKPKKPPLPPARTDSLRRKPKKASPPTASTGQSDINNGPLLNESLIATLQQSLQNGLKGKGSSTSPSHSPCSDYEDPWMLRSRSQSSISAGSSGVSATGMAHVYSICHVTPSQSDTSSLRSDYADSWGYYMEYPRPSGDQTRSPSTNSLSAGQVVEMANGKSLHNGNQANLPHTQEGSGDSVKPKTGTSSPDRIHRLTSPSSGYSSQSNTPTAGTPVPSFMRCMSPSGKPKPRVPERKSSLLSSVSISSSSTSLSSNTSDSNRNNIPPPPPLPAGPVAFVPFNPPPSTPPLMPSGPVCTIDQEFPPPPPPLPTTHHQQASMSPPYINSSPEFPPPPPPEVLTDPVLSSLNSSFSPPPPPPPLPAYSPSQNQQPTPSSACLKEIKGGLKPVNLERKLVSPHSEELSKIGMPLITPLTLQSVQLRPAKRPENNGVSQFTRPQSPEKPQKIGHPTVPQGIPCIPPNLRPSSSEKTLSIKESHVEAKPDCMISHSEETSCFTKGSIDLGEVKATAEVDGLGTALASPAEMPQNSTPKKKPPLISKKPKFSLTFSSVDHVSDLLSAQNDDKISMTTAEDLDPTPVPEQEEKSTEKDCIDIFAPPEVIRDISPTNGEAKEFSQTPGTITPDVDKGTSEAEDEERDDEDVTSSTGSFSSKDDESGEVFESSTLDVTQSPSISTDSCRDMVTPTRPRTTEDLFAAIHRSKRKVLGRKESEEDRSRGPLSPPATPTGMGPGLTSSLPRQTSSIQRSLRKSATSSDTFKALLLKKGSRSETSFRMSAAEMLRCTDPRFQRTRSLDSSFDPASPTGESPCSSPSRNKRMPEDWARNEGMFSTSPSLIGTKYGRSRTPPSAASSKYNARSRILSSPMTVICERDGELTDCEDPCSVPPSNTPLPISQDSNSTLCEQKSS, encoded by the exons AATGTGATAAACTGAGGAAAGACGGCTTCCGCAGCTCACAGTACTACTCACAGGGGCCCACCTTCTCAGGCTCCACAAACTCCCAATACGAGGACGAGGATATAGAAGATAATGAAGCTGATAAAAAG TCCACAGCATCTTcaggagaggaagagaaagacaCCTGCCAAATGAGAGAACAGAGTCCAGGGGAGGTGGAGGGGGTTGAGGTTGATGGACAAATGTCAGGGTCCAAAGCTCCGCCCCTGCCCACTCCAGAAGAGAAGATGAGGCAGCAGGCTCAGGCTGTTCTCACAGATATTGTCCCCATCAATGTCACAG GGGAGACGTTTGACAGGCAGGCCAGCATCCGCCGCTCCCTAATAAACACTGACACTCTGGTCCGCCGGCCCAAGAAGGTTAAGCGGAGAAAGACTATTTCAGGGGTGCCTGACAGCGTCCAACAGGAACTAG CTGCTAAAGGGTGTGGAGGACAGCTTCGGCCTCAGTCCATGTTTATCCCTGGACAGTACTCAACACTTGGGCGAGTCATAAATGGGAATTCAACTCTCCGTCGATCTATAACAAAAGATTCTGGCTGCCAGACTGAGAATGTGAAAATCGTCCCACCCTCTGTGAGAAGAATACGAGCTCAGAAGGGCCAAGGAATTGCTGCTCAGATGGCCGGCATCTCCAACTCTGCCACAAACATCTCTTCAGTTTCTGATAGGAGCTCCCCTGGAAATTCAGTTGTTGTAAGGGCACCACAGTTTGGCAATGATATCCAATGTTTTCACAGCTTGCCACGAGGTGCACGGGTCTCTCTTAACGCAGAGCCCCTTTACAGTAGCACTCCTTTCAGGCAAGAAGATTCCACTGCAAAATCAACTCAGCAGATTGGAAAATTACAAGTAGATGATACTGTGGTGCACATGAGGAATGCCCCCAGGGTATGCACCCAAGCACGGCCAAAATCTCAGGAGGTTAGAGGTACTTGGGAATCTGACTCGGGTCCAGCCTGTGTAGTTTCCCCACATGCTGCCTACTCAACCTCCCTTATACCCAATGCTACTCTATCATGTTCTGCTGAGGTTATTGCACTTCACACCTCGTCAAGCCCTGGCCAGAGCCCAGTTGCTGGCTTACCGTACAATAAAGCTAGACCTTTTAGCATGGTCTCAGCTGTCAACAGTGAGAGCACCAGTAGTGTGGGCACAGGATCACACACGCCAGATGCAGATATGAAGGATACCTGCAGTGAGACTGGCCAGTCCAATAGCAGTTTGCACAGCAACAGTACCCTTGCAGCAGGAACACTGTCTTCAGACGAGCAATGGATTTATGACACTCCTGAGCATGTCTTGCCCATAAGGACACTATCTTCCAGCTGCTCAACACCCATAAATCATCTCTATAATAGCCTTGAACGCTCCTCAAAAGGCACAGACTCTAGTTCACTCTACTCTATGGACAATGATGGCTACTACACTTCAATGCATCTGGATTCAGGCCTTAGGTCAAGGAGCCAGGGTAGCGGCCATGGTCATGGCATAGGAGGAAGAGCAGCAAGACACAGTATGTATGAATGCCTGGGTCAGCAAGAAGACCAAAACAGCTTGTACAGTGACCGGTCGCTGTCACGTTCCATTTCTCTACGCAAGCCTAAGAAACCACCTCTTCCACCAGCACGCACAGACTCTCTACGACGAAAGCCTAAGAAAGCCAGCCCTCCCACTGCCAGTACTGGACAGTCAGATATTAACAATGGTCCACTTCTCAATGAGTCCTTGATTGCCACGCTCCAACAGTCACTTCAGAATGGGCTAAAAGGCAAGGGGTCCTCCACCTCACCGTCTCATAGTCCTTGTAGTGACTATGAGGACCCCTGGATGCTTCGTTCCAGGAGCCAGAGCAGCATCAGTGCAGGCAGCAGTGGTGTGTCAGCTACAGGGATGGCTCATGTGTACTCCATTTGTCATGTCACACCTTCTCAAAGTGACACTAGTAGCCTCCGTTCAGATTATGCAGACTCCTGGGGCTACTACATGGAGTACCCTCGCCCATCTGGGGATCAGACACGGTCACCTAGCACCAATTCACTTTCTGCTGGACAAGTGGTTGAGATGGCAAATGGGAAAAGTCTCCACAATGGTAACCAGGCTAATCTTCCTCATACTCAGGAAGGAAGTGGTGATTCTGTGAAGCCTAAAACAGGCACCTCATCACCAGATAGGATACATCGGTTGACTTCTCCATCAAGTGGATACTCGAGTCAATCCAACACTCCAACAGCTGGCACACCTGTTCCCTCTTTCATGAGATGCATGTCCCCATCTGGCAAGCCCAAACCCAGAGTACCTGAAAGAAAATCATCCCTGCTTTCATCTGTATCCATATCATCATCTTCCACTTCTCTTTCCTCCAACACCTCTGATTCCAACCGGAACAATattcctcctccacctcctctacCAGCGGGTCCTGTGGCTTTTGTACCTTTTAATCCTCCACCCTCTACTCCTCCCCTAATGCCCTCTGGGCCTGTGTGCACTATAGACCAGGAATTTCCACCTCCGCCACCTCCTTTACCCACAACCCACCATCAACAAGCATCCATGAGCCCTCCTTACATCAATTCCTCCCCTGAATTTCCACCACCTCCACCTCCGGAAGTGTTGACTGACCCTGTCTTGTCAAGCCTCAATAGTTCTTTCAGCCCTCCACCACCACCTCCACCACTGCCTGCTTATTCTCCATCCCAAAATCAACAACCTACACCTTCCTCTGCTTGCTTAAAGGAAATTAAAGGTGGCCTAAAACCAGTGAACCTAGAAAGAAAACTAGTGTCACCTCACTCTGAGGAGCTTAGTAAGATTGGCATGCCTCTCATCACCCCTTTGACCCTGCAGAGTGTGCAGCTACGGCCAGCAAAACGGCCAGAAAACAATGGTGTTAGCCAGTTCACTAGACCCCAATCACCAGAGAAGCCTCAAAAAATAGGGCATCCCACAGTTCCTCAGGGCATCCCTTGCATACCTCCAAATTTAAGGCCATCATCTTCAGAGAAAACACTCTCCATCAAGGAAAGCCATGTTGAAGCAAAACCTGACTGTATGATATCACATTCTGAGGAGACATCCTGCTTTACAAAAGGTTCCATAGATCTTGGTGAGGTTAAGGCCACCGCTGAAGTAGATGGTCTTGGGACTGCCCTTGCATCACCTGCGGAAATGCCACAAAACTCGACACCCAAGAAGAAGCCTCCGCTGATTTCCAAAAAGCCCAAGTTTTCTCTCACCTTTTCCTCAGTAGATCATGTCAGTGATTTGCTGAGTGCTCAGAATGATGATAAAATCTCTATGACTACAGCTGAAGATCTGGACCCCACACCTGTGCCAGAACAGGAAGAAAAGTCAACTGAGAAAGATTGCATTGACATTTTTGCACCTCCTGAGGTGATAAGAGACATTTCTCCCACAAATGGTGAAGCTAAGGAGTTCTCCCAGACTCCTGGTACCATTACTCCAGATGTAGACAAGGGTACCTCTGAAGCAGAGGATGAAGAAAGAGATGATGAAGATGTTACCAGCAGCACAGGATCCTTTAGCTCTAAAGATGATGAAAGCG GTGAGGTGTTCGAGTCCAGCACGTTGGACGTCACTCAGTCTCCTAGCATCAGCACCGACAGCTGTAGGGACATGGTGACCCCCACACGGCCCCGCACCACAGAGGACCTCTTTGCTGCCATTCACAG GTCAAAGCGGAAGGTCCTGGGCCGCAAGGAATCCGAAGAGGATCGTTCACGAGGTCCTTTATCCCCACCGGCCACCCCTACAGGAATGGGCCCCGGCTTGACTTCCTCTCTGCCACGGCAAACGAGCTCCATCCAGCGCAGCCTGCGCAAATCCGCAACAAGCAGTGACACCTTCAAGGCCCTCCTGCTGAAGAAAGGCAGTCGCTCTGAGACCAGCTTCCGCATGTCTGCTGCAGAGATGCTGCGCTGCACCGACCCACGCTTTCAGAGAACTCGCTCTCTCGACTCCTCATTCGATCCAGCATCTCCAACGGGCGAGAGCCCCTGCTCTTCACCAAGCCGGAACAAGAGGATGCCCGAGGACTGGGCACGCAACGAAGGAATGTTTTCAACGTCCCCATCATTAATCGGTACGAAGTACGGCCGATCTCGCACACCGCCCTCCGCTGCCAGCAGCAAGTATAACGCCCGCAGCCGGATCCTCAGCAGCCCCATGACTGTTATTTGCGAGAGGGATGGGGAACTCACCGACTGTGAAGACCCATGCTCTGTTCCTCCATCAAACACACCCCTTCCCATCTCTCAGGACTCCAACAGCACTTTATGTGAGCAGAAAAGCAGTTAA
- the nhsl1b gene encoding NHS-like protein 1 isoform X7, giving the protein MMRDKRSGSLRRDKAEKAAPVSRALSWLSVSSLSQRTCKLFGSQTSLHRHSQPPHGVDEEDDNWVYEPQHCIAVSNLDEEKKWTVHYTAPWHQQENVFLPGSRPSCVEDLHRQAKVNLKTALRECDKLRKDGFRSSQYYSQGPTFSGSTNSQYEDEDIEDNEADKKSTASSGEEEKDTCQMREQSPGEVEGVEVDGQMSGSKAPPLPTPEEKMRQQAQAVLTDIVPINVTAAKGCGGQLRPQSMFIPGQYSTLGRVINGNSTLRRSITKDSGCQTENVKIVPPSVRRIRAQKGQGIAAQMAGISNSATNISSVSDRSSPGNSVVVRAPQFGNDIQCFHSLPRGARVSLNAEPLYSSTPFRQEDSTAKSTQQIGKLQVDDTVVHMRNAPRVCTQARPKSQEVRGTWESDSGPACVVSPHAAYSTSLIPNATLSCSAEVIALHTSSSPGQSPVAGLPYNKARPFSMVSAVNSESTSSVGTGSHTPDADMKDTCSETGQSNSSLHSNSTLAAGTLSSDEQWIYDTPEHVLPIRTLSSSCSTPINHLYNSLERSSKGTDSSSLYSMDNDGYYTSMHLDSGLRSRSQGSGHGHGIGGRAARHSMYECLGQQEDQNSLYSDRSLSRSISLRKPKKPPLPPARTDSLRRKPKKASPPTASTGQSDINNGPLLNESLIATLQQSLQNGLKGKGSSTSPSHSPCSDYEDPWMLRSRSQSSISAGSSGVSATGMAHVYSICHVTPSQSDTSSLRSDYADSWGYYMEYPRPSGDQTRSPSTNSLSAGQVVEMANGKSLHNGNQANLPHTQEGSGDSVKPKTGTSSPDRIHRLTSPSSGYSSQSNTPTAGTPVPSFMRCMSPSGKPKPRVPERKSSLLSSVSISSSSTSLSSNTSDSNRNNIPPPPPLPAGPVAFVPFNPPPSTPPLMPSGPVCTIDQEFPPPPPPLPTTHHQQASMSPPYINSSPEFPPPPPPEVLTDPVLSSLNSSFSPPPPPPPLPAYSPSQNQQPTPSSACLKEIKGGLKPVNLERKLVSPHSEELSKIGMPLITPLTLQSVQLRPAKRPENNGVSQFTRPQSPEKPQKIGHPTVPQGIPCIPPNLRPSSSEKTLSIKESHVEAKPDCMISHSEETSCFTKGSIDLGEVKATAEVDGLGTALASPAEMPQNSTPKKKPPLISKKPKFSLTFSSVDHVSDLLSAQNDDKISMTTAEDLDPTPVPEQEEKSTEKDCIDIFAPPEVIRDISPTNGEAKEFSQTPGTITPDVDKGTSEAEDEERDDEDVTSSTGSFSSKDDESGEVFESSTLDVTQSPSISTDSCRDMVTPTRPRTTEDLFAAIHRSKRKVLGRKESEEDRSRGPLSPPATPTGMGPGLTSSLPRQTSSIQRSLRKSATSSDTFKALLLKKGSRSETSFRMSAAEMLRCTDPRFQRTRSLDSSFDPASPTGESPCSSPSRNKRMPEDWARNEGMFSTSPSLIGTKYGRSRTPPSAASSKYNARSRILSSPMTVICERDGELTDCEDPCSVPPSNTPLPISQDSNSTLCEQKSS; this is encoded by the exons AATGTGATAAACTGAGGAAAGACGGCTTCCGCAGCTCACAGTACTACTCACAGGGGCCCACCTTCTCAGGCTCCACAAACTCCCAATACGAGGACGAGGATATAGAAGATAATGAAGCTGATAAAAAG TCCACAGCATCTTcaggagaggaagagaaagacaCCTGCCAAATGAGAGAACAGAGTCCAGGGGAGGTGGAGGGGGTTGAGGTTGATGGACAAATGTCAGGGTCCAAAGCTCCGCCCCTGCCCACTCCAGAAGAGAAGATGAGGCAGCAGGCTCAGGCTGTTCTCACAGATATTGTCCCCATCAATGTCACAG CTGCTAAAGGGTGTGGAGGACAGCTTCGGCCTCAGTCCATGTTTATCCCTGGACAGTACTCAACACTTGGGCGAGTCATAAATGGGAATTCAACTCTCCGTCGATCTATAACAAAAGATTCTGGCTGCCAGACTGAGAATGTGAAAATCGTCCCACCCTCTGTGAGAAGAATACGAGCTCAGAAGGGCCAAGGAATTGCTGCTCAGATGGCCGGCATCTCCAACTCTGCCACAAACATCTCTTCAGTTTCTGATAGGAGCTCCCCTGGAAATTCAGTTGTTGTAAGGGCACCACAGTTTGGCAATGATATCCAATGTTTTCACAGCTTGCCACGAGGTGCACGGGTCTCTCTTAACGCAGAGCCCCTTTACAGTAGCACTCCTTTCAGGCAAGAAGATTCCACTGCAAAATCAACTCAGCAGATTGGAAAATTACAAGTAGATGATACTGTGGTGCACATGAGGAATGCCCCCAGGGTATGCACCCAAGCACGGCCAAAATCTCAGGAGGTTAGAGGTACTTGGGAATCTGACTCGGGTCCAGCCTGTGTAGTTTCCCCACATGCTGCCTACTCAACCTCCCTTATACCCAATGCTACTCTATCATGTTCTGCTGAGGTTATTGCACTTCACACCTCGTCAAGCCCTGGCCAGAGCCCAGTTGCTGGCTTACCGTACAATAAAGCTAGACCTTTTAGCATGGTCTCAGCTGTCAACAGTGAGAGCACCAGTAGTGTGGGCACAGGATCACACACGCCAGATGCAGATATGAAGGATACCTGCAGTGAGACTGGCCAGTCCAATAGCAGTTTGCACAGCAACAGTACCCTTGCAGCAGGAACACTGTCTTCAGACGAGCAATGGATTTATGACACTCCTGAGCATGTCTTGCCCATAAGGACACTATCTTCCAGCTGCTCAACACCCATAAATCATCTCTATAATAGCCTTGAACGCTCCTCAAAAGGCACAGACTCTAGTTCACTCTACTCTATGGACAATGATGGCTACTACACTTCAATGCATCTGGATTCAGGCCTTAGGTCAAGGAGCCAGGGTAGCGGCCATGGTCATGGCATAGGAGGAAGAGCAGCAAGACACAGTATGTATGAATGCCTGGGTCAGCAAGAAGACCAAAACAGCTTGTACAGTGACCGGTCGCTGTCACGTTCCATTTCTCTACGCAAGCCTAAGAAACCACCTCTTCCACCAGCACGCACAGACTCTCTACGACGAAAGCCTAAGAAAGCCAGCCCTCCCACTGCCAGTACTGGACAGTCAGATATTAACAATGGTCCACTTCTCAATGAGTCCTTGATTGCCACGCTCCAACAGTCACTTCAGAATGGGCTAAAAGGCAAGGGGTCCTCCACCTCACCGTCTCATAGTCCTTGTAGTGACTATGAGGACCCCTGGATGCTTCGTTCCAGGAGCCAGAGCAGCATCAGTGCAGGCAGCAGTGGTGTGTCAGCTACAGGGATGGCTCATGTGTACTCCATTTGTCATGTCACACCTTCTCAAAGTGACACTAGTAGCCTCCGTTCAGATTATGCAGACTCCTGGGGCTACTACATGGAGTACCCTCGCCCATCTGGGGATCAGACACGGTCACCTAGCACCAATTCACTTTCTGCTGGACAAGTGGTTGAGATGGCAAATGGGAAAAGTCTCCACAATGGTAACCAGGCTAATCTTCCTCATACTCAGGAAGGAAGTGGTGATTCTGTGAAGCCTAAAACAGGCACCTCATCACCAGATAGGATACATCGGTTGACTTCTCCATCAAGTGGATACTCGAGTCAATCCAACACTCCAACAGCTGGCACACCTGTTCCCTCTTTCATGAGATGCATGTCCCCATCTGGCAAGCCCAAACCCAGAGTACCTGAAAGAAAATCATCCCTGCTTTCATCTGTATCCATATCATCATCTTCCACTTCTCTTTCCTCCAACACCTCTGATTCCAACCGGAACAATattcctcctccacctcctctacCAGCGGGTCCTGTGGCTTTTGTACCTTTTAATCCTCCACCCTCTACTCCTCCCCTAATGCCCTCTGGGCCTGTGTGCACTATAGACCAGGAATTTCCACCTCCGCCACCTCCTTTACCCACAACCCACCATCAACAAGCATCCATGAGCCCTCCTTACATCAATTCCTCCCCTGAATTTCCACCACCTCCACCTCCGGAAGTGTTGACTGACCCTGTCTTGTCAAGCCTCAATAGTTCTTTCAGCCCTCCACCACCACCTCCACCACTGCCTGCTTATTCTCCATCCCAAAATCAACAACCTACACCTTCCTCTGCTTGCTTAAAGGAAATTAAAGGTGGCCTAAAACCAGTGAACCTAGAAAGAAAACTAGTGTCACCTCACTCTGAGGAGCTTAGTAAGATTGGCATGCCTCTCATCACCCCTTTGACCCTGCAGAGTGTGCAGCTACGGCCAGCAAAACGGCCAGAAAACAATGGTGTTAGCCAGTTCACTAGACCCCAATCACCAGAGAAGCCTCAAAAAATAGGGCATCCCACAGTTCCTCAGGGCATCCCTTGCATACCTCCAAATTTAAGGCCATCATCTTCAGAGAAAACACTCTCCATCAAGGAAAGCCATGTTGAAGCAAAACCTGACTGTATGATATCACATTCTGAGGAGACATCCTGCTTTACAAAAGGTTCCATAGATCTTGGTGAGGTTAAGGCCACCGCTGAAGTAGATGGTCTTGGGACTGCCCTTGCATCACCTGCGGAAATGCCACAAAACTCGACACCCAAGAAGAAGCCTCCGCTGATTTCCAAAAAGCCCAAGTTTTCTCTCACCTTTTCCTCAGTAGATCATGTCAGTGATTTGCTGAGTGCTCAGAATGATGATAAAATCTCTATGACTACAGCTGAAGATCTGGACCCCACACCTGTGCCAGAACAGGAAGAAAAGTCAACTGAGAAAGATTGCATTGACATTTTTGCACCTCCTGAGGTGATAAGAGACATTTCTCCCACAAATGGTGAAGCTAAGGAGTTCTCCCAGACTCCTGGTACCATTACTCCAGATGTAGACAAGGGTACCTCTGAAGCAGAGGATGAAGAAAGAGATGATGAAGATGTTACCAGCAGCACAGGATCCTTTAGCTCTAAAGATGATGAAAGCG GTGAGGTGTTCGAGTCCAGCACGTTGGACGTCACTCAGTCTCCTAGCATCAGCACCGACAGCTGTAGGGACATGGTGACCCCCACACGGCCCCGCACCACAGAGGACCTCTTTGCTGCCATTCACAG GTCAAAGCGGAAGGTCCTGGGCCGCAAGGAATCCGAAGAGGATCGTTCACGAGGTCCTTTATCCCCACCGGCCACCCCTACAGGAATGGGCCCCGGCTTGACTTCCTCTCTGCCACGGCAAACGAGCTCCATCCAGCGCAGCCTGCGCAAATCCGCAACAAGCAGTGACACCTTCAAGGCCCTCCTGCTGAAGAAAGGCAGTCGCTCTGAGACCAGCTTCCGCATGTCTGCTGCAGAGATGCTGCGCTGCACCGACCCACGCTTTCAGAGAACTCGCTCTCTCGACTCCTCATTCGATCCAGCATCTCCAACGGGCGAGAGCCCCTGCTCTTCACCAAGCCGGAACAAGAGGATGCCCGAGGACTGGGCACGCAACGAAGGAATGTTTTCAACGTCCCCATCATTAATCGGTACGAAGTACGGCCGATCTCGCACACCGCCCTCCGCTGCCAGCAGCAAGTATAACGCCCGCAGCCGGATCCTCAGCAGCCCCATGACTGTTATTTGCGAGAGGGATGGGGAACTCACCGACTGTGAAGACCCATGCTCTGTTCCTCCATCAAACACACCCCTTCCCATCTCTCAGGACTCCAACAGCACTTTATGTGAGCAGAAAAGCAGTTAA